From one Vibrio palustris genomic stretch:
- a CDS encoding urea amidolyase associated protein UAAP1, giving the protein MTNDSIFTDIIPGAGHWSMNVSKGTVLRIKDLEGGANVSMLFYNPFNLLERYNAPDTLKGQHTFKLTSGHCLYSDMGRVFCSITRDDTGWVDSVCGVANKSKVATKWGERDYQTDRNQWKQNGYDALLVEVAKYGLGKRDLAANLNLFSCVKTDESGNLNFVPEHSQAGDCIELRFEMDTLVVLSTCPHPMNPAKEYPFKPVELALFEAQPMAEDDACLHSREENERAFENNRRFHGQASICQH; this is encoded by the coding sequence ATGACCAATGATTCCATTTTTACAGACATTATCCCCGGTGCCGGACACTGGTCGATGAATGTCTCAAAAGGAACCGTACTACGGATTAAAGATCTTGAGGGGGGAGCTAATGTCAGCATGCTTTTTTATAATCCATTTAATCTTCTAGAGCGTTACAACGCGCCCGATACGCTGAAAGGTCAGCATACGTTTAAGCTCACTTCGGGACACTGTTTGTACTCAGATATGGGCCGAGTATTTTGTTCGATCACCCGCGATGATACGGGTTGGGTTGATTCTGTATGCGGTGTAGCAAACAAAAGTAAAGTGGCAACAAAATGGGGTGAACGTGATTACCAAACAGACCGCAACCAATGGAAACAAAATGGTTACGATGCGCTGTTAGTGGAAGTGGCCAAATATGGTCTTGGTAAGCGTGATTTGGCCGCCAATCTGAATTTATTTAGCTGTGTTAAAACCGATGAGTCAGGCAATTTAAACTTTGTCCCTGAGCACAGCCAAGCGGGTGATTGTATCGAACTGCGGTTTGAAATGGACACATTGGTCGTCTTGAGTACTTGTCCGCATCCAATGAACCCAGCAAAAGAGTATCCATTTAAACCGGTTGAGCTTGCGCTCTTTGAGGCTCAACCAATGGCAGAAGATGATGCATGTTTACACTCTCGCGAAGAAAACGAACGCGCCTTTGAAAATAATCGTCGTTTTCATGGTCAAGCATCCATCTGTCAGCATTAA
- a CDS encoding urea amidolyase associated protein UAAP2, with product MIVESALQAESAVRRDIVPAGDYYMKVVKKGQTVRLLDLEGNQAADTLFYNANDPVERYSAIDTIREQGNVYLTAGTKILSDQGNEMLEIVADTCGRHDTLGGACATESNTVRYALDKKCMHACRDSWLLAVTENEKFGMSKRDITHNINFFMNVPITQEGGLTFEDGISGSGKYVELTAKMDVIVLVSNCPQLNNPCNAYNPTPIEVLVWDAAA from the coding sequence ATGATTGTAGAAAGTGCATTGCAAGCCGAAAGCGCCGTTCGCCGCGATATTGTACCCGCTGGTGATTATTACATGAAAGTGGTAAAAAAAGGGCAAACGGTACGCCTTTTGGATTTGGAAGGTAACCAAGCCGCAGATACCTTATTTTATAATGCAAATGACCCCGTCGAACGCTATAGCGCGATTGATACCATTCGTGAGCAAGGGAATGTGTATCTTACCGCGGGAACAAAAATCTTGTCTGATCAAGGTAATGAAATGTTGGAAATTGTGGCAGATACGTGCGGCCGACATGACACGCTGGGTGGTGCGTGTGCAACAGAAAGTAATACGGTTCGTTATGCCCTTGATAAAAAATGCATGCATGCCTGTCGAGATAGTTGGCTACTTGCTGTCACCGAGAATGAAAAATTTGGTATGAGTAAACGTGATATTACGCATAATATTAATTTCTTCATGAACGTGCCGATTACGCAAGAGGGCGGTTTAACCTTCGAAGATGGCATCAGTGGTAGCGGGAAATACGTCGAACTCACCGCAAAAATGGATGTGATTGTATTGGTGTCTAATTGCCCTCAATTAAATAATCCTTGTAATGCATACAACCCAACCCCTATTGAAGTGCTGGTTTGGGACGCGGCAGCGTAA
- a CDS encoding ABC transporter permease yields the protein MTKIINRHPSRYGRLMLGVLPFAIVLIVYLVASHARLTINPADKLLPSFSSFWDVIERMAFTPSKRTGDYLLLVDTLASLQRLAWGIALSASIGLSLGIMNGMLPLVRSSLSPLVTAISLVPPMAILPILFITFGLGELSKVMLIFIGICPVIIRDIQLKTSSLPHEQLIKAQTLGANSWQIIVRIVLPQILPRLIEAIRLTLGSAWLFLIAAEAIVATEGLGYRIFLMRRYMAMDVILPYVFWVTILAYLMDWVLKKLSQRMSPWYHESQGE from the coding sequence ATGACCAAAATCATTAACCGCCACCCCTCTCGTTATGGACGATTGATGTTAGGTGTGCTGCCTTTTGCCATTGTGTTAATTGTGTATTTAGTCGCCTCTCACGCGCGGCTTACCATTAATCCGGCGGATAAACTATTACCTTCGTTCAGTAGTTTTTGGGACGTTATTGAGAGAATGGCGTTTACACCAAGTAAGCGCACGGGGGATTACTTATTATTGGTCGATACCTTAGCGAGCTTACAACGCCTTGCATGGGGGATTGCTCTTAGTGCTTCAATTGGTCTTTCATTGGGCATTATGAATGGCATGTTACCGCTTGTACGCTCGTCACTATCGCCTTTGGTGACAGCGATATCCTTGGTGCCACCTATGGCTATTCTACCTATTCTATTCATCACATTTGGGTTAGGTGAATTATCGAAAGTAATGCTGATTTTTATTGGTATATGCCCGGTCATTATTCGAGATATTCAACTTAAGACCTCTTCACTACCTCATGAGCAACTGATTAAAGCTCAGACTTTGGGGGCTAATAGTTGGCAAATTATTGTAAGAATTGTATTACCGCAAATTTTACCACGTTTAATTGAAGCGATTAGGCTGACATTAGGTAGTGCTTGGCTATTTCTTATTGCGGCAGAAGCGATTGTGGCAACAGAAGGACTGGGATATCGCATTTTCTTAATGCGCCGCTATATGGCTATGGATGTGATCCTACCTTACGTATTTTGGGTCACTATATTGGCGTATTTGATGGACTGGGTATTAAAAAAGCTATCGCAGCGAATGAGTCCTTGGTACCACGAAAGTCAAGGAGAATAA
- a CDS encoding ABC transporter ATP-binding protein: MLKPIIEIQHVWKEYSNNIVLEHLNLSVFPGDFISIVGASGCGKTTFLNMLLGTEQPSRGHILLDGKPLPAEPGIERGIVFQKYSVFPHMTAIENVMLGYELTDNSVTSKLLARSVGSNKKRAKEQALHMLHEVGLSEAQDKYPHELSGGMRQRLSIAQALIKKPRILLLDEPFGALDPGIRKDMHVLVKKLWKEQQLTVFMITHDLSEGFHLGNRLWVFDHTRKDDQAPERYGARVTFDIAVDKKKDMAAISEQIQ, from the coding sequence ATGTTGAAGCCAATCATTGAAATACAACATGTGTGGAAAGAGTACAGCAACAATATCGTGCTCGAGCATTTGAATCTTAGCGTATTTCCCGGTGATTTCATCAGTATTGTTGGAGCATCAGGATGTGGAAAGACCACATTTTTGAACATGTTACTAGGAACGGAGCAGCCATCACGGGGCCATATTTTGCTCGATGGCAAGCCACTTCCTGCCGAACCAGGCATTGAGCGCGGTATTGTTTTTCAGAAATATTCGGTTTTCCCACATATGACCGCCATTGAGAATGTGATGTTAGGTTACGAGCTCACTGATAATAGTGTGACATCAAAATTATTAGCAAGAAGTGTTGGGAGCAATAAGAAGCGTGCCAAAGAACAAGCGCTGCATATGTTGCATGAAGTCGGCTTAAGTGAAGCGCAAGATAAATACCCACATGAGCTGTCTGGTGGTATGCGTCAACGTCTCTCTATTGCACAGGCTTTAATCAAAAAGCCTCGAATTTTGTTACTTGATGAGCCGTTTGGCGCGTTAGACCCTGGTATTCGTAAGGATATGCATGTGTTAGTGAAAAAGCTGTGGAAAGAGCAGCAACTGACCGTTTTTATGATCACGCATGATTTAAGCGAAGGTTTTCATCTTGGTAATCGTTTGTGGGTATTTGATCACACCCGTAAAGATGACCAAGCCCCGGAACGCTATGGTGCCAGAGTAACTTTTGATATTGCAGTCGATAAGAAAAAAGACATGGCCGCCATATCAGAACAAATTCAATAA